In Scleropages formosus chromosome 18, fSclFor1.1, whole genome shotgun sequence, one DNA window encodes the following:
- the nacad gene encoding NAC-alpha domain-containing protein 1: MPGEAVRRIAPSPEPTEARQEDAGVPGPDLTGHVSSSSASTPSDCASTPSPSTPPQLSPECTSPFGPRLPKAKPGSSAVRPQPEGASSDCSFDGRPGTVGRLTGKFGRGPCKRGPVKMERIKVLTGTEVESDFKEPEEIDTRVVMGQETLLRNMEVQRNLLVGKTTGQEVPSLGCQGLVLPTAPKEESAEPPEKEKLDTGQDCPSDTQNESLTPKTEPEKDSAQLLTCPVLEPKVTDAGLTDSCGPLEGEREEELSLSQGEVPSLSFSEPSCAVDPLRVGVPSGLDPDLYYTAPSTPIKMAYCSHLKHQWYPGSPCSGPGSPTDESSDLPESEGLCSPPTSPSGSYITAEGGSWTSSYTSSTSHSCSPNLIGEAELQEAPACYVESLSEIGDELGEERNSMDKESCLDKADGPETLESGIFAEGGDGVTRQMCRPRWVTEDLSPQKSSSGRSTSSQEGGGESEGSLEPSEEHESTAPAAFEDPNQGLELDLNACISEHFAAMGTPVEDISPELVASFPFVHRQTTAADTGSLTPATCSSEVSDTDNNSLYGEMASSPLLFPGPCRDDGPGGDMMIPASMLPFHTSLIFQADSMEITLFPTEDEPGNDVDAYAAGEEEGDVDEDEDEEDEDEVNEVDEEEELVEEECKALEDPNEEDTSASFLNSLSENSINEGVDESFAFQDDTEESVDSASYNGEEDDRLYSTEKHAELAQQFPGPNDPPGSAAPLQQDSSNCGSESEMEISSESSDANQESKDGPTTGNANPAESNPPIASPSIYVPPNQKDEKELFCPEEGPSPHKVTLKDETPKGSAETADGSAQELVEAPVIQTFETEASQAEECGGKGESLAREQPLMPDSSDLIKELSSYVVGEALTSRSEELSTEAELADQKNGNSTEFPESTVDLGEMATNDLNKGVPVLSHPKDDCSPSNIPVSTSPEVSSEVPDNLAFATADISTSESSLNQDNLAENQPCTDDISANPLNVTCTTYSMLAISPKKENSEASVSQKDASAEVWEAEVPLSLGECCDYEAESLLMYEVSQPTCAEPVFTSNISPGDAAFADQEDNNSISDVQVEAEDADGGLLESNLSNWKSMEEISEAGGGEDGSMHFPEDEDSNLQNQESSIPMHHPVVAEETSTPNDPESDSLLFLPTEPPKCLQFNILSEEENEDFKNLTPAGEQDNVNIRKESLSNISVVEAAPQPETTVTAPDTEPSQVEGNIEEENRVQQTSPADVKMTFQYQHQHHFPEDGDGRLSEVETRTDAIDKSDGSAVAAEKKPTPVQETVCKMENGANGNVRSLEHEPALTLLGGSFGTFNPRKRANFSKIQKESASVLAAVKKDVVEKFMGQEGLQEANHSRSEAIEASVSNELQSEVQENQTNDQHVSVPKTESAYEKKLSPESECDVLEAKDNDVKTLLLGSGEEHLSLPGEGHVQANICVEKPPEKTVVPVDKGEAKAEDTPRMLHELQKLDGPAVNSADFEEKEKEAAVFCKSSSPSGSAETRGKTDLTGLEESREEVTPLDDTRQKEPVEVSVESMNEAIIESLGKQRNPQLQASEKHVPQEAEQVQNEDKDGGVHISECSARQVEEKHLLPEDVEPDSSDIQGARPVGSTKDINDNNIYGSPTPSAEDDRPPVLGSSVSVSDEELPTPIQESQSELVHPPLQSHLPTPHLHSHPDFFCPEFPAPLASPSGRSTSPSARSTSVPVQDTRQQVEQQSPRSPVLQHSPTLLRGGAELEDCCPASRRERPPRGSSHSKSSSSSDRELPSSPKPVSPAPCSAEPHPPERLANRLTRCPMTYSPKVGSCNESDSDGSVPELEEPDGPLLRTPDTQSQLSHTAPSADDSMNKAKQSRSEKKARKAMSKLGLRQIHGVTRITIRKSKNILFVITRPDVFKSPASDIYIVFGEAKIEDLSQQVHKAAAEKFKVPLEPSALVPESTPSLSIKEESEEEEEVDESGLELRDIELVMAQANVSRGKAVRALRHNKNDIVNAIMELTM; encoded by the exons ACCTGACCGGACATGTTTCCAGCTCCTCCGCTTCCACCCCCAGCGACTGTGCCTCTACTCCATCCCCCAGTACCCCACCGCAGCTCTCCCCAGAATGCACTTCTCCGTTCGGTCCGCGGCTGCCCAAGGCCAAGCCAGGCAGCTCTGCGGTGCGGCCCCAGCCAGAGGGGGCGAGCAGCGACTGTAGTTTCGACGGCCGCCCCGGCACGGTCGGCCGACTCACGGGCAAGTTCGGCCGGGGTCCCTGCAAGCGCGGGCCAGTCAAGATGGAGAGGATCAAAGTGCTGACGGGCACCGAGGTGGAGAGTGACTTTAAGGAGCCGGAGGAAATAGACACACGGGTCGTGATGGGTCAGGAGACCCTTCTGAGGAACATGGAGGTCCAAAGAAACCTGCTGGTGGGGAAAACAACAGGACAGGAAGTCCCCAGCCTGGGATGTCAGGGTCTGGTGCTGCCCACAGCTCCAAAGGAGGAATCGGCCGAGCCTCCTGAAAAGGAAAAGCTGGACACTGGCCAGGACTGTCCTTCTGACACCCAGAACGAGTCACTGACTCCTAAGACGGAGCCAGAAAAAGACTCTGCACAGCTTCtcacctgtcctgtcctggagccCAAAGTTACGGATGCTGGATTGACTGACAGTTGCGGCCCTCTTGAAGGAGAACGGGAGGAGGAGCTGTCACTATCTCAGGGTGAAGTGCCTTCCTTGTCTTTCTCGGAGCCATCCTGTGCGGTTGACCCCCTTCGAGTGGGAGTACCTTCAGGTCTGGACCCAGATCTTTACTACACTGCCCCCTCCACCCCTATTAAGATGGCCTACTGCTCGCACCTTAAGCACCAGTGGTACCCAGGCTCACCTTGTTCTGGCCCTGGCTCCCCTACCGATGAATCCTCTGACCTTCCTGAGAGTGAAGGACTGTGTTCTCCCCCAACGTCCCCCTCAGGCTCCTATATCACAGCAGAGGGAGGCAGCTGGACCTCCTCCTACACATCCAGCACttcccactcctgctctccCAACCTCATTGGGGAGGCAGAGCTGCAGGAGGCCCCCGCCTGCTACGTTGAGTCCCTCTCTGAGATTGGGGACGAGCTCGGCGAGGAGAGAAACAGCATGGACAAGGAATCCTGTCTCGATAAAGCCGACGGACCGGAAACACTGGAAAGCGGGATCTTTGCCGAGGGAGGGGACGGAGTAACGAGGCAGATGTGCCGGCCTCGGTGGGTAACCGAAGATCTGTCTCCTCAGAAAAGCAGCAGTGGCAGGAGCACATCTTCCCAGGAAGGGGGAGGAGAGTCTGAAGGATCTCTGGAACCCTCAGAGGAGCACGAGTCCACAGCGCCGGCAGCATTTGAGGATCCAAATCAGGGCCTAGAGCTGGACCTTAACGCCTGCATTTCTGAGCATTTTGCCGCAATGGGTACCCCTGTAGAGGACATCTCCCCAGAACTTGTGGCTTCTTTCCCTTTTGTTCACCGACAGACCACTGCAGCAGATACCGGGAGTCTGACCCCAGCTACTTGCTCTTCTGAGGTCTCTGACACAGACAACAATAGTCTCTACGGCGAGATGGCTTCTTCCCCCCTGCTGTTCCCAGGCCCCTGCAGAGACGATGGCCCAGGGGGAGACATGATGATACCTGCTTCAATGCTCCCCTTCCATACGAGCCTCATCTTCCAAGCTGACTCTATGGAGATAACTCTGTTCCCCACAGAGGATGAACCTGGAAATGATGTAGATGCTTATGCagctggggaggaggagggggatgtggatgaagatgaagatgaagaggacgaggacgaggtgAACGAGGTAGACGAGGAGGAAGAATTGGTGGAGGAGGAGTGTAAGGCTTTAGAAGATCCAAATGAGGAAGATACGTCTGCATCGTTCCTAAACTCCCTCTCAGAGAACTCCATCAACGAGGGTGTGGACGAGTCCTTCGCTTTCCAGGATGACACAGAAGAGTCCGTCGACTCTGCCTCCTACAACGGCGAGGAAGATGACAGGCTGTACAGCACGGAGAAGCATGCAGAACTTGCCCAGCAGTTCCCTGGTCCTAATGATCCACCTGGGTCTGCAGCCCCTTTGCAGCAGGACTCCTCTAACTGTGGGAGCGAGAGTGAAATGGAGATCTCCTCTGAGTCTTCAGATGCAAACCAAGAGTCCAAGGACGGTCCAACAACAGGTAATGCCAATCCTGCAGAGTCAAACCCTCCCATAGCATCTCCCAGTATTTACGTCCCACCAAACCAAAAGGATGAGAAAGAGCTGTTTTGCCCAGAAGAGGGCCCTTCACCTCACAAAGTGACCTTGAAAGATGAGACACCAAAAGGGAGTGCAGAAACAGCAGATGGTTCTGCTCAGGAACTGGTTGAAGCACCTGTTATACAAACTTTCGAAACAGAAGCCTCGCAGGCAGAAGAATGTGGTGGAAAAGGAGAGAGTCTTGCTAGAGAACAGCCTTTGATGCCGGACTCCAGTGACCTTATCAAAGAGCTCTCCTCCTATGTAGTCGGAGAAGCTCTTACAAGTAGAAGTGAGGAACTGAGTACAGAGGCTGAACTTGCTGatcaaaaaaatggaaacagtacAGAATTTCCAGAATCCACAGTAGATCTGGGTGAGATGGCCACCAATGACTTGAATAAAGGAGTTCCAGTGCTATCACATCCCAAAGATGACTGCAGCCCCAGCAACATACCCGTGTCTACAAGTCCCGAGGTTTCCTCCGAAGTCCCCGACAACCTGGCTTTCGCGACGGCAGACATCTCGACCTCAGAGTCCTCTTTAAATCAGGACAACTTGGCAGAGAATCAGCCGTGTACCGATGACATCAGTGCAAATCCCCTTAACGTGACCTGCACCACCTACAGCATGTTAGCCATTTCGCCAAAGAAAGAGAACTCTGAGGCCAGCGTTTCACAAAAGGACGCATCCGCTGAAGTCTGGGAGGCTGAGGTGCCACTCTCCCTTGGAGAGTGCTGTGACTACGAAGCAGAGAGCCTCCTGATGTATGAGGTGTCCCAGCCTACATGCGCCGAGCCTGTTTTCACTTCCAACATTAGTCCAGGTGATGCGGCGTTTGCAGACCAAGAGGATAACAACAGCATCAGTGATGTGCAAGTGGAAGCAGAAGATGCAGACGGTGGCTTGCTGGAGTCTAATTTGTCAAACTGGAAATCCATGGAGGAGATTTCAGAGGCTGGTGGAGGTGAGGATGGAAGCATGCATTTTCCAGAGGATGAGGATAGCAACCTTCAAAACCAGGAGAGCAGCATCCCGATGCACCATCCCGTGGTTGCCGAGGAAACTAGCACACCGAATGACCCAGAAAGTGACAGCTTGCTGTTTTTACCCACAGAGCCACCAAAATGTCTGCAATTCAACATCCTTTCAGAGGAGGAAAATGAAGACTTCAAAAATCTGACTCCAGCTGGTGAACAGGATAACGTAAACATCCGAAAGGAGTCTTTATCAAACATATCTGTTGTGGAAGCTGCACCTCAGCCGGAGACGACTGTTACGGCACCTGACACGGAGCCCTCGCAAGTTGAAGGTAACATTGAGGAAGAAAACAGAGTGCAGCAAACAAGTCCAGCAGATGTCAAAATGACCTTCCAATATCAACATCAACATCATTTTCCAGAAGATGGTGACGGTAGACTATCAGAAGTTGAAACCAGAACGGATGCTATTGACAAATCAGATGGCTCCGCTGTTGCAGCAGAAAAGAAACCTACACCTGTCCAAGAAACCGtctgcaaaatggaaaatggcGCCAATGGTAACGTAAGATCATTGGAACATGAGCCTGCATTGACATTACTGGGTGGATCTTTTGGCACATTTAATCCCAGGAAAAGAGCAAACTTCTCTAAAATACAGAAGGAATCAGCAAGTGTTCTAGCTGCAGTGAAGAAGGACGTGGTGGAAAAGTTTATGGGCCAAGAAGGTCTTCAGGAAGCCAACCATTCAAGGAGTGAAGCCATAGAGGCTAGTGTTAGCAATGAGCTACAAAGTGAAGTTCAGGAAAATCAGACAAATGACCAACATGTCAGTGTACCAAAGACTGAAAGTGCATATGAGAAAAAACTGAGCCCAGAGAGTGAGTGCGATGTCCTTGAAGCTAAAGATAATGATGTAAAAACACTTCTTCTGGGCAGCGGTGAAGAACATTTGTCTTTGCCAGGGGAAGGTCATGTGCAGGCAAATATTTGTGTTGAGAAACCGCCTGAAAAAACAGTTGTCCCTGTAGATAAGGGGGAAGCCAAGGCCGAGGACACACCTAGAATGCTACATGAGCTTCAGAAGTTAGATGGTCCAGCAGTGAATAGTGCTGACTttgaagagaaggaaaaggaagcCGCTGTGTTTTGTAAAAGCTCATCGCCCTCTGGTTCCGCTGAAACTCGAGGCAAAACAGACCTTACTGGCCTGGAGGAGTCACGGGAAGAGGTAACTCCTCTTGACGACACCCGTCAAAAGGAACCAGTGGAGGTGAGCGTGGAGTCCATGAACGAGGCCATCATCGAGAGCCTTGGGAAACAGCGGAACCCTCAGCTGCAAGCAAGTGAAAAACACGTGCCTCAAGAAGCAGAGCAAGTGCAAAATGAGGACAAAGACGGCGGTGTCCACATTTCGGAGTGCTCTGCCCGCCAGGTGGAAGAGAAGCATTTATTGCCAGAGGATGTGGAGCCGGACAGCAGCGACATACAGGGGGCACGACCGGTTGGAAGCACAAAAGACATCAATGACAATAACATTTATGGTAGCCCCACCCCCTCAGCAGAGGACGACAGACCCCCCGTCCTTGGTAGCTCCGTGAGCGTATCAGACGAGGAACTTCCCACCCCCATCCAAGAGTCCCAGAGCGAGCTTGTCCATCCGCCTCTGCAGTCTCACCTCCCCACACCCCACCTCCATTCACACCCCGACTTCTTCTGCCCCGAGTTTCCAGCGCCCCTGGCCAGTCCGTCCGGGAGAAGCACGTCTCCCTCGGCTCGGTCAACTTCGGTACCTGTCCAGGACACCCGCCAACAGGTGGAGCAGCAGTCTCCACGCTCGCCAGTTCTGCAGCATTCGCCGACCCTGCTGAGAG GCGGAGCAGAGCTGGAGGACTGCTGTCCGGCATCACGCAGAGAGCGCCCCCCGAGGGGCTCTTCGCACAGCAAGTCGAGCTCGTCCAGCGACAGGGAGCTTCCGTCCTCCCCCAAGCCCGTCAGCCCTGCCCCCTGTAGCGCTGAGCCGCACCCCCCGGAGAGGCTGGCCAATCGTCTCACTCGCTGTCCCATGACTTACAGTCCCAAAG TGGGGTCCTGTAACGAGTCAGACAGCGATGGCTCCGTACCTGAGCTGGAAGAGCCAGATGGCCCCCTGCTGAGAACCCCGGACACCCAG TCTCAGCTTTCTCACACAGCGCCCTCTGCTGACGACTCCATGAATAAGGCCAAGCAGAGCCGCAGCGAGAAGAAGGCGCGGAAG GCCATGTCCAAACTGGGGTTAAGACAGATCCATGGCGTGACGCGCATCACCATCCGCAAGTCCAAAAACATCCTGTTCGTCATCACCCGTCCCGACGTGTTCAAGAGCCCCGCCTCAGACATCTACATCGTTTTTGGGGAGGCCAAG ATCGAAGACCTATCCCAGCAGGTGCACAAAGCCGCCGCAGAAAAGTTCAAGGTGCCCCTGGAGCCGTCGGCCCTGGTCCCGGAGAGCACACCGAGCCTGAGCATCAAGGAGGAAagcgaggaggaagaggag GTGGATGAGTCCGGCCTGGAGCTGAGAGACATTGAGCTGGTCATGGCTCAAGCGAACGTCTCCAGAGGGAAAGCCGTGCGGGCGCTGAGGCACAACAAGAACGACATCGTCAACGCCATCATG GAGCTGACCATGTGA